In Thermodesulfobacteriota bacterium, the genomic stretch ACTGGACCGGAGCGCGTTCCGGCAGGCGCTTTCCGAGCGCCTGCGGGACCTGCCGCCGCGGCAAGCCAGCGCGTTCATCCTGCGGGAGATGGAGGGGATTCCGACCCCGGAGCTGTTCACCCTGCTCGGCACAACCCCATCCAATCTCTGGGTTCTTCTGCACCGGGCCCGGCTCGCTCTTCGCGCACAGCTCGTGCGCCGAGGCTTCGGCGCCGGGGACCTCTCCGGGGGGTGACGGCCCTCGGGTCGCCGCGCGTCGATCAGGCGGCCTTGGGCGTAATCTCTCTCTCGATCCGCTGTGCATCCTGGATCTCGGCCACCCGCAGGTCGTAGGCAGCCTGCAGGTTCAGCCACGAACGCGCGTCGCCACCGAAGTAACGCGCCAGCCGCATGGCCGTGTCTGCGGTGACGCCGCGCCGCTCGCGAACGATGTCGTTGACCCGAGGAGCGGGAACGCGCAATGCCTTGGCGAGCGCGTTGGCGCTCAGGCCCAGGGGAACCAGGAACTCCTCGCGCAAGACCTCGCCGGGGTGCACCGGCCGCATACCGCTTTTCACCATGACGCCCATCCCTTCAGTGGTAGTCTACGATCTCCACGTCTTCCGGCCCCGCTTCAGTCCACCGAAAACACAGCCGGTATTGGTCGTTGACCCTGATGCTGTACTGCCCGTCCCGATCCCCTTTCAAGGCCTCGAGCCGATTGCCGGGCGGCGCGCGGAGGAACTCGAGCGTCTGGGCGGCATCCAATTGCGCCAGCTTGCGCGTCGCCACGTTCCCTATGGAGGAGAAGCGCCTGCTTTCTCCCGTCTCGAACAGGCGCCGGGTATCGCCACATCGAAAGCTCCGAATCATGACGAAACCATATACCGCATAACGTTAAGCGTCAAGGCGTCAACCATGAGCAAGGCGTGAAGTTGCGCCGGCATTCCGGCATGGTTCCCCCGTCGGCCGAGGTGCGTGGTGGGTCCGCTTCGCTTGACCCACCCTACGCCTGCAACGACGCGCGGGGAGCCGGACGGAGCTACGCCTCGGCCAGCACCAGCACCTCTTCCCCCAGCATGTCCACCACCTTCACCGCCACCGTAGTCTTGCCCTTTGGCGCCGGGAGCTCGTAGGTGCCCTGCACCAGGTCGGTCTTCCTGGCAGGCACATCGGCGAGAGCGACCCGGAAGACCCGCCCGTCGTAGGAGGGGTCGATCATCACGCAATCGGCCATCGCGCGCCAGTCGTCGATCTTCGGCTTGAGCAGCGGGGTCTGCTGGGCCAGGCGCTCGAGGATGCCGGGGGAGAGGAAGTCCTGGATCTCGACCTTAAGCACTCCTCCCTTGCGGGAGACCGAGACCCGGGCCGAGGCGGGCTCGTGGCGAATGAAGCGGCCGTACTTGGGATCGGTGCGCAGCTCGATCACCTCGATCCGGTTCACGGCGTCCCGGCCCTTGCGCAGCCGATTCCACTCCTCCACCCAGGCCTGGGCGGCGAGCTCCATGCCCAGGCAGACCACAGTGACCGGCCGGTCCTCCTCGGGCCGGGCGCCGAGCTCGCGCTTGAGCTCTTCCAGGTCCAGGGGTGTGAGGGGATGGCCGAAGGGGATGATCTTGACCAGGGATTTTCCGAGGGTGCCGTCGAGAAGCCATCGCTGCGGCTCCGCTGCACGCCGACGTGCTCGCAGGCGAGGGCGACGGCCTCGTTGTGCTGGATTTGGAGGTCGTAGTCGTTGACCCGCCACACGCCAAACGAGAGCTGGGCTGGCGACGGCTCGGCCTCTCCCTGGTTCTCCATCCCCGGCAGCCTGGGCGCCGTGGGCTTCTTCGCCGTCGCCGCCTGCTCGGCCATGATCCCCTGGAGCCGCTTCGCCGTGGTCTGGATCGCCCCCTTGTTGATATCGCACCCGATCCACCGCCGCCCCAGCTTCTGCGCCACCGCCGCCGTCGTGCCGGAGCCGACGAAGCCGTCCAGGACGAGGTCGCCGGGGTTGGAGGCGAGAAGGCATACCCTTTCCAGGAGCGCTTCTGATTTCTGTGTTGGATATCCTGAAGCCTCACGTGCTTGGGAGTTCACCGGATACACGTCTACCCAGACGTCGTGCACAGGCATGCCGGGCATCTCGTCCAAGTACTGCCGCTTCCTGGGATTGCCCTCGGCTGTTAGCTCAATCCGCCCGTTGGCCCAAAGCGCCTCCATTTTCTCAGGTAGAACCGCCCACACCCGCCCCGGTGGTGGCCAAACACCTCTGAACTCATACATCAACCCTGGTCGGGGTCCGGGCGCAGTTAGATCTACCAGCTGATACTTGCGGCCATTATAGTCTGTTTGTGTGTAATGGGAATCAATATATGTCTGATCGTATGGCAGATGAATCTTGCTTAATGCAGAGTTCGGGTCTGCACCATAGAGGGAGCATTCGCAGTTCGTTCCAGGCATCTGCCGCGCGGGGGTAGCGACCGGTAGGTAGGCGTGCATTTTTCGCGGGACATTTCGTCCGAGAACTGCTATACGACGGTGGGAGAGGAGCGTGTGAGCCATGACGCATCTTTCCCGAGACAAGACCTGTCCGATTCGCAAGGGCCTAGCGGCGACGGGGCTTCGGCCCCGGGGTCAGTGAGCCATGGGGCTGGCCTGCGGTGCCCTGACGGCGCCCGACCTTCTGGAGGAGTTTCGCGCGATGGTGCGCAAGGCTGCTGACCAATGAGTGGACGGCTTCGCTCCGCTGTTCGAGCAGGACAAGGCACCGGAGTTGTTTGCCCTGAGCGAGCACGTCCAGGCGACGCGGCTCGAGTTTTTCGCCGCCTGCATGAAGGCCGCCGTCGAGAAGCTCTACGGCTCCTATCTGGAGCAGGAGTGGGCGGATTGCCCGTTTTGCGAGAAGCCTCTTCACCGCAAGCGGGTGGAACCGAAGACGATCTCTACGGCCCAAGGGCAGTTCACCCTGGGTCGACCGTACTTCTACTGCGGGAACTGTCAGCACGGGTTCTACCCGCTCGATGAGGTGCTCGGGCTCGCCCCGGGGCGCCACCAGTACGACGTCCAAAAGCGCGTCACCTTGACCGCGGCGGAGGTGCCCTTTGAGAGGGCATCGCAACTGCTCGAGCAACTCACGGGCCTTTGCGTCGGCAACGCCTGCGCCCACGACACGCTGGTGGCGGTGGCGAAATCGGCGACGATCGACCTGGTGATTCCGGATCGAGAGGAGATTGAACGGCGCATCGCGCAGGCAGTCGGTGACGAAGAGGAGCGACCGGTTCTGGTCGTCTCCTCGGACGGCGCGCATGGCCGCACCCGGCCCAAGGCACGACGCAACGTCAAGCGCGGCAAAGGGCAGTACAAGGAGATCAAGGGATTTCGGATTTATCTGCTCACGCCGGAGGATCGCGTCATCTCTGTGGCGAGTTGGCATGAGTTTCAGGATTCCGACACCCTTGGCGCTGCCTTGGCGGTCGCTGCCGAGCGCATCCCCCAGGAGCAGGTGCGCGTGTGTCTTATCGGGGACGGAGCGAGCTGGGTGTGGACCGAGATGGTGCGCAGCTTCCCCAACGCCAAGAAGATCTTGGACTTCTATCACTGCTTCGAGCACCTGCACGTGGTCGCCCGATCGCAGTGGGGCATCGAAGGGGAACAGGCTTGGGAGGGGCGGCAGTGGGCCGAGCGCAACATGATCCGGCTCTGCGAGGGGGACAAGACCTCGGTGATTGTCGGCTTGCGTCAACTGGAACCGCGCACGGTGGACACCGCCGAGGAAGTCCGTAAACTCATCGTCTACCTCGAGAACCACGCCGAGCAAATCAACTACTTTCAGGATCTCGAAGACGGCTACCCCATCGGCAGCGGCGCGATGGAATCGGCGAACAAGTTCATCTGCCACACGCGGATGAAGCGCTCCGGCGCTTGGTGGGTGATGGATACGGGCAACGACATGCTCCGCATCCGGTGCGCCATCCACAACGGCACGTTCGATCGTGTCTTCCAGCACCATGTGGAATCAACCGCCTCTTCTACCCGAAGACGAAAAACCCGAAGGAGTCAGAACGAGTAGCGAATGCTCCCACCATAGACCAACATAATATCGTGCACATTGCCGACTCCAGCTATATCGCCATGAGCTGCAGTTCTTTTCCAAATGATTTCGTTCCTGAATCCGCTCGGGCCAAATACCTCGTCCATCATCAACTTCACGTAGTGTACTCTATCGGTGTTCAAATGAACAAACAGGAACCCTGCTTCGCTCAACAGTTCTTTCAGTAGCAGCAGCCTCTCGTACATGAACTGCAAATAGTTGTCATTCGCCCAGATGTCCGTGTACTGGATCTGCTCCCCCAGGGTGTAGCTTTCACCGTCGATCTTGGCCGTGCCCTTGGCGCCGCGCAGGCTCACCTTGCGCACGTAGTCGGCGCCCGAGTCGAAGGGCGGGTCGATGTAGATCAGGTTCACCTTGCCGCGAAAGCCGTTGGCCAGCAGGTGGGCCAGCACCTCCTTGTTGTCTCCGTGGAAGAGGAGGCCACCCTGGGGGTAGGCCCGCGGCCAGTCGGCGTACCCCACGCGGGCGGGGTCGAGCGCAGCGGACCCACGACCCCGGCGGCGCGTAGCTCTCCACGTGCTGGGCCGGGAAGGCGGTGACGTTGAACAGGGGCCGCTTGCCCACCCAGGTGAGCATGGGCCGGCCCTTGGCGGCGGTGATCTTCACCTCGGTTCTGGGCGGGGTTGCCGGCGCCGCCCCGTTTGTCGTCTTCTTCGCCATGGCGTTCCTGTCGCGTCTTGGTGTGGGGCTTCGTGCCTCTTGGTGGGTCCGCGACGCTTGACCCACCCTACGATTGCGGCGCCGCAAACCGCCGCGCTCCCTTCATCTGGTCCACGCTCACGCCGTCCGTGGCCGTGAAGATCATCTCGTACTTGAGACGGTCGGGGTTCAGCTCCTCCCACCGCCGCAACGCCAGCGCCTTCTTGCCGCCCTCTCCGTCGATGGGGTGGGCCCGGTCGTGCTCGCGCTTGATCTCCACGATGAGGACCCGGCCGTCCTTGCGCCGGAGCACGAAGTCGGGGGTGTACCGGCGCCACTTGCCCTTGTCGTCCTTGTACTCGACGAAGAAGTCGGTCTTGGCCGGGTCGGTCAGGGCGCCGGTGAAGTAGAGGTCCTCCACCTCTCCGGGCTGCACGTTCAGGTGGGCAAGGAGCTGCTCGAAAAAGCTCTTCTCGGGGAGTGAGTCGAAGTTGTAGGGGCTGTAGTGAAAGCCCAGGCCTGCCGGGTTCTGGGCGGCGAGCGCCTCGACGGCCAGGAGGGTGCGCTCTCGGTCCACCGGGTAGACGATCTCGGCTGTGTAGAGCTCGTCCCCGCTGGGCTCGAAGCCCTCGGGCTTGACCAGGGCCAGGGCCACGTCGACCTTCTCTTCCTTCACCTCGTACCGGCGCGTCTGCTCCTCGATCTGCCGGGCCAGCTCCGGCAAGTGTTCCGCCGGCAGGTCCTCACCGCCGTAGAGCCGCCGGAGCTCGTCGTACACGGGCCAGGGGTCGAGCCGGTATCGGCCGCCGAGCTCCACCGCCGCGCCGTAGGCGTCCGCCTCCTCGGGTACCCCCGCGATCTCCACGGTGTCGCCGAGCTGGCGGAGCACGCTGTAGGTCGACTCCTGCTCGGCGACGGTGTACACGGCCTTGCGGAGCCTTCCCTTCTCGTCCCCCCGCGGGCGGCTCAGGCGCAGAGGGTCTGCCGGCGCAGCCCCTTCCGTTACGGTCCGCACCACGCGGGTCACTACGAGCGGAGGCACGTCAAGCCTGCGGAGCACGATCCGGGTCCGCCGGGTTTCGTGGCCGGCCCGGCTGAGGTCGGCGATGGTCTCCCCGTAGGTCTCTTGGAGCTGGCGGTCCAGCACGCCGAAGTTGTGTGTGGAGAGGTAGACCCGGGCCTTCACGGCGTTGCCCGGCACCTGGCGCAAGCACCGGGTGGCGGCCTGGAGCACGAAGTTGTTCGAGGTCTTGAGCTTGCGGGCCAGGGCGCAAGCGAAGAGGCTGGGGCAGTTCCAGCCCTCGGTGCCCTTGTTGACGAGAAGGATCACCCGGTGGGGCGCGGCCGGGTCGTTCAGGCGGTTGAAAGCGTCGATGTCGGCGGGCTTGGTCAGGCGCTCTTCGGAGGTGTTCACCAGGCACAGGGCCGGGCTCTGGCCGACGACCACCAGGGCCCGGTCAATCACCGGCTTGAGCTCGGTTAGGTCGTTGGTCTGGGGGAAGTAGAGGGCGAGCTTCGCCGGGGCGCCGTTGGGGAGCCGCACGGCGCCGTAGTCCCGGAAAAAGTCCTCGACCACGTGGGCCACGTAGGCTCCGGCGTCGCCGTCGAAGTCGTAGGCCTGGATGCTCCCGGAGAGGTCTTTCAAGATGTCGTCGCGGATGCCCTCGGAGAGGCCGTACCACACCACAACGTCCTTGAGGGGCTGACGCTGGAAGTAGGGCGTACCGGTAGTGTTGACGGCGCAGATCAGGTTGGTCTGGGCCGCCAGGTAGTCCACGGTCTTGCGGACTTTCTTCAGATCCTGGTCCAGGGACTGGCCGTAGGTGTGGTGGGCCTCGTCGGAGAAGACCGCGAGGTGCGGCAGGCTGGCGATGGCTTGGAGGCGCAGGTTCGCCACCTCGGCCCGGGCCTCGTCCTCGCGCATCAGGGGCAAGAGGCTGCCCACGTCGCTCTTCCGGATGGTCTCTTTCTGGATGCGGATCTTCTCGGTGTTGGTGACCACCACGTTGAAGCTCGAGCCCGCCACCACTGGAATGGTCTTCTCGCCGTCCCGAGTGAAGGTGAGCTTCACCGAGGCCGCGAAGGGCTTGTGGAGCCGAGGGGGCAGGATCTTCTCGTAAGGGACCTGAGCGAGCTCGCGCAGGGACTCGATGATGGTCTTCCCCGGCGCAAACACGAGGGCGTTGTGGACGAAGGGACCATCGGGGTATTCGATGGCAAGGGCGAACTCGGTGGCGAGGATCGCGCCGATGAGCACGGTCTTCCCGGCGCCCATGGCGAGGGCCAGGATGTAGCTCGGGTAGCCGAGGGTCAGGGTCTCGCGCAGGGCTTCGAGGCGAAAGCCTTTCACGAAGGCGTCGTCGTTGCGGATGCGGTTCCAGAGCGCCTCGAGACCCTCGTCCAGTGCGTACTCCCGGATCTCGGGCTGCTGGAGTCCCAGGGCGGCCAGCAGCTCGGAGTGCTTCGGGTACTCGCGGCGGTAGAGGTCGAAGACCTGGGGAGTCCCCGCTACGAGACGCAGATACCAATAAGTCTCCAGTGCCCGGAGCTGAGGGGCACGGAGGTAGCGGAGGAAACCGGCCTCGGCGTCGCGAGACCACTCCAGGACCTCGGCGACGGCGGGGTGCTCGGGGCACGGATAGCCCGCTTCTCGCCAGGCATCCGTCGCGGCGCCGATTCTCTGGAAAAGCTGGAGCATCTGGTCTCTTGCTGCAGGGGGCGCAGGCGCGCCGTTCTCGGGGCGCGAACGAAGGTATCACGCGCGGGCCTCGCCGCTCCAGAACGGAGCGGAGGGCAGGGTGGCGTGGGAGGCGCCGGGGGGGTCGCCCTCGGGCGTAACCGGCCGGCCGCTCTCTATCCGGAGGACAACGAGAAGCGAGTGTAGGAGCCTGCTCCCGCAGGCGACTTGCCGCGCTAGCGGCAGGGGCAAGGGTCGGCCTTCGGCCGACATCGCCAGCAGGAGCTGGCTCCTACAGAGGAACCGGACCGGATCCGCGCTCGACCGGTTACGCCCGTCGCCCTCTCACCCGTTCAGGCCCCAGTCGTAGGCGGTGTACTCCACTTCCAGGCTCTTCCCCCGCGCTTCGAGGAACTCCCGCTTTTCCGTGTCCAGGAGGTGGCGGCGGATGAAGTCGAGCACCCCGGCGCGGCCGCCGAAGTCGGCCTCGTACCACTCGAAGATGCGCGACAGGCGCACCCTCCTCCGGTCCACCTGGACGTCCACCTCCGGCCCGTTGACGAAGGCCGTCGCGGCGAGCTCGAGCTCCTCGTCCACGTGCTCCCGGGAGTAGAAGCGGATCGGGGCGCAGGAGCGCGACCCGCAGACCAGGGCGAAGTGGATGCGGGGGTCGAGCGGCCGCAGGGCAAACGCCCGGCGGCCGTCCAGGGGCCCGAAGGGGCGAAAGGGCCGGTAGGGGGGCCGGCGGTTGGCCCGCAGGATGCCGTGCTCGATGTCGTCGGGGGAGAACCGGCGCCCGCCGATGTCGTAGGCCACCCTGCGGAAGAAGCCCGGCACCTCCTGGACCGACGCCGTGATGCCCAGGGCGATGACGCCGTCCACCACGATCGTGTTGTAGAGGTTGATCCAGAAGGCCAGCTTCTCTTTCCCGTCGCGCAATTGGGTGAGGTCGAAGTGCCGGAGCCGGGCCGCGAGCCCCTTGTATGCCCGGTACTCGGGGGAGGTCGCGATGGCCCGGTAGTCCACCCGGCCGGCCTCGGTGTCGTAGTACCGGCCCTTGATCTCCCGAATGGCCGCGAGCATTTCCTGGGACAGCCCCCGCCGGGGAAGGTCCGGCGACGGAGCTCCCCCGTTGAGGACCCCGCTGCCCCACAACCAGCCGCTTCCCAGCCTCACGGCGTCCTCCCCCTGCGTCAGGGCTCGGGCGCGAGCCGCCCGGTCCCCGGGTGAATTCCCTTCCAGACGAACCAGTACGTCACGGTGGGGACGAGCTCGGTGCCGTCCCCAAGGCGGGCGGTCAGGCGATCCGTGTCGGGGTCGTGGCGAAGCGTCACGGTCTGCCCGTCCAGATGGTCGCGGACCTCGCCCCGGCGCCGGAGCTCCGCCACCGGGTAAGCCTTGGCGCGCCCGTTCCACGCCACTCCCGCCACCAGCTCCTTCTCCTCCTCCCCGGGGCCCGGAGCGAAGCGCGAGAACAAGCCGCGGCGGCTGCGGTAGTAGTCCTCGTAGGGGTCCTTGTCGTAGTCGCGAACGTGCCCGGTCTCGAGGCTCAGCACGGCGGTCTCCGGATGCCGACGGCGCCACTTTTCCCACGTGGTGACCGTGGACCCCAGTGCCCGCAGCCGGGTCCCGGTGCGGGGCCCCGTTACCGCCTCGCGCTTCACCTGGGACCACAGGGACTCGGTCTGGTGGTCGTACATCAGGACGTTGGCGTTCCACAAGAGCCCCGAGACGCCGAACGTGTAGGTCTGGTCCCCGATCTCCCGGGCGTACACGACGCCCGCAAAGGACAGCGGTCACCAGCTCACCAGGACCGGCACACCCCCCACCCGGTCGTTGACCAGCTCGTGCCAGGAAAGGATTCGGATCGGGTAGGCCCGAGCCTCGCCCCCGTGGACGAACCCGAGGACACGGTCGTCGGGCTTGAGGAACCCGGCTTCCGCCGCCGGGATGAACTTCGGGTCGAGGAGCGCCGGGATGCCGTCCCGGGGCGGCCCGCCGGAGAGGATCTCCTCCAGGGGGATGCTGTGGCGGCTCAGGTCCCAGGCAGCGGCGGGAGTCGTCAGGGCCACGA encodes the following:
- a CDS encoding DNA methyltransferase, whose translation is MLAHLLANGFRGKVNLIYIDPPFDSGADYVRKVSLRGAKGTAKIDGESYTLGEQIQYTDIWANDNYLQFMYERLLLLKELLSEAGFLFVHLNTDRVHYVKLMMDEVFGPSGFRNEIIWKRTAAHGDIAGVGNVHDIMLVYGGSIRYSF
- a CDS encoding DUF547 domain-containing protein; the encoded protein is MRLGSGWLWGSGVLNGGAPSPDLPRRGLSQEMLAAIREIKGRYYDTEAGRVDYRAIATSPEYRAYKGLAARLRHFDLTQLRDGKEKLAFWINLYNTIVVDGVIALGITASVQEVPGFFRRVAYDIGGRRFSPDDIEHGILRANRRPPYRPFRPFGPLDGRRAFALRPLDPRIHFALVCGSRSCAPIRFYSREHVDEELELAATAFVNGPEVDVQVDRRRVRLSRIFEWYEADFGGRAGVLDFIRRHLLDTEKREFLEARGKSLEVEYTAYDWGLNG
- a CDS encoding sigma factor-like helix-turn-helix DNA-binding protein encodes the protein LDRSAFRQALSERLRDLPPRQASAFILREMEGIPTPELFTLLGTTPSNLWVLLHRARLALRAQLVRRGFGAGDLSGG
- a CDS encoding type II toxin-antitoxin system RelE/ParE family toxin; its protein translation is MIRSFRCGDTRRLFETGESRRFSSIGNVATRKLAQLDAAQTLEFLRAPPGNRLEALKGDRDGQYSIRVNDQYRLCFRWTEAGPEDVEIVDYH
- a CDS encoding ISKra4 family transposase — its product is MDGFAPLFEQDKAPELFALSEHVQATRLEFFAACMKAAVEKLYGSYLEQEWADCPFCEKPLHRKRVEPKTISTAQGQFTLGRPYFYCGNCQHGFYPLDEVLGLAPGRHQYDVQKRVTLTAAEVPFERASQLLEQLTGLCVGNACAHDTLVAVAKSATIDLVIPDREEIERRIAQAVGDEEERPVLVVSSDGAHGRTRPKARRNVKRGKGQYKEIKGFRIYLLTPEDRVISVASWHEFQDSDTLGAALAVAAERIPQEQVRVCLIGDGASWVWTEMVRSFPNAKKILDFYHCFEHLHVVARSQWGIEGEQAWEGRQWAERNMIRLCEGDKTSVIVGLRQLEPRTVDTAEEVRKLIVYLENHAEQINYFQDLEDGYPIGSGAMESANKFICHTRMKRSGAWWVMDTGNDMLRIRCAIHNGTFDRVFQHHVESTASSTRRRKTRRSQNE
- a CDS encoding HigA family addiction module antitoxin is translated as MVKSGMRPVHPGEVLREEFLVPLGLSANALAKALRVPAPRVNDIVRERRGVTADTAMRLARYFGGDARSWLNLQAAYDLRVAEIQDAQRIEREITPKAA
- a CDS encoding DUF3179 domain-containing protein yields the protein MSRTLATVAALAVVALTTPAAAWDLSRHSIPLEEILSGGPPRDGIPALLDPKFIPAAEAGFLKPDDRVLGFVHGGEARAYPIRILSWHELVNDRVGGVPVLVSWUPLSFAGVVYAREIGDQTYTFGVSGLLWNANVLMYDHQTESLWSQVKREAVTGPRTGTRLRALGSTVTTWEKWRRRHPETAVLSLETGHVRDYDKDPYEDYYRSRRGLFSRFAPGPGEEEKELVAGVAWNGRAKAYPVAELRRRGEVRDHLDGQTVTLRHDPDTDRLTARLGDGTELVPTVTYWFVWKGIHPGTGRLAPEP
- a CDS encoding restriction endonuclease subunit R, with amino-acid sequence MLQLFQRIGAATDAWREAGYPCPEHPAVAEVLEWSRDAEAGFLRYLRAPQLRALETYWYLRLVAGTPQVFDLYRREYPKHSELLAALGLQQPEIREYALDEGLEALWNRIRNDDAFVKGFRLEALRETLTLGYPSYILALAMGAGKTVLIGAILATEFALAIEYPDGPFVHNALVFAPGKTIIESLRELAQVPYEKILPPRLHKPFAASVKLTFTRDGEKTIPVVAGSSFNVVVTNTEKIRIQKETIRKSDVGSLLPLMREDEARAEVANLRLQAIASLPHLAVFSDEAHHTYGQSLDQDLKKVRKTVDYLAAQTNLICAVNTTGTPYFQRQPLKDVVVWYGLSEGIRDDILKDLSGSIQAYDFDGDAGAYVAHVVEDFFRDYGAVRLPNGAPAKLALYFPQTNDLTELKPVIDRALVVVGQSPALCLVNTSEERLTKPADIDAFNRLNDPAAPHRVILLVNKGTEGWNCPSLFACALARKLKTSNNFVLQAATRCLRQVPGNAVKARVYLSTHNFGVLDRQLQETYGETIADLSRAGHETRRTRIVLRRLDVPPLVVTRVVRTVTEGAAPADPLRLSRPRGDEKGRLRKAVYTVAEQESTYSVLRQLGDTVEIAGVPEEADAYGAAVELGGRYRLDPWPVYDELRRLYGGEDLPAEHLPELARQIEEQTRRYEVKEEKVDVALALVKPEGFEPSGDELYTAEIVYPVDRERTLLAVEALAAQNPAGLGFHYSPYNFDSLPEKSFFEQLLAHLNVQPGEVEDLYFTGALTDPAKTDFFVEYKDDKGKWRRYTPDFVLRRKDGRVLIVEIKREHDRAHPIDGEGGKKALALRRWEELNPDRLKYEMIFTATDGVSVDQMKGARRFAAPQS
- a CDS encoding site-specific DNA-methyltransferase — protein: MYEFRGVWPPPGRVWAVLPEKMEALWANGRIELTAEGNPRKRQYLDEMPGMPVHDVWVDVYPVNSQAREASGYPTQKSEALLERVCLLASNPGDLVLDGFVGSGTTAAVAQKLGRRWIGCDINKGAIQTTAKRLQGIMAEQAATAKKPTAPRLPGMENQGEAEPSPAQLSFGVWRVNDYDLQIQHNEAVALACEHVGVQRSRSDGFSTAPSENPWSRSSPSAIPSHPWTWKSSSASSAPGPRRTGRSLWSAWAWSSPPRPGWRSGIGCARAGTP